From a region of the bacterium genome:
- a CDS encoding DUF4435 domain-containing protein: MSNLEHSAGALNNLKKFYKVDSVLFVEDDNDVNFWRIVLHACGVELVYVKPAGGVEKLKHYMSHIVDKNADIIVAADSDYGRFTGGVKQHDRILYTYGYSIENSLFTAQAIAHIVKLFNASSGVSAKEVSVWMSSLEAEVDDLLALDIANQQYGRGLEVMGDNCSRFLRSDHSCYIDRTKTSHHIKRTQPAFTNAELEPIMEQVRNSDRERWSIIRGHFLTNAVINYIKSKIKRPGTKPPPLPKHTLYVMTFQYLEKWKVSPLEQQFYQSAATRLMSSVA, translated from the coding sequence ATGAGCAACCTCGAACATTCTGCGGGAGCCCTCAACAACCTAAAGAAATTCTACAAAGTCGACTCCGTCCTTTTTGTTGAGGATGACAACGATGTCAATTTCTGGCGAATCGTGCTGCACGCATGCGGCGTGGAATTGGTCTATGTCAAACCGGCTGGCGGAGTCGAGAAGCTTAAGCACTACATGAGCCACATCGTGGACAAAAATGCGGACATCATAGTCGCAGCAGATAGTGATTACGGACGTTTCACAGGTGGTGTAAAGCAACACGACAGAATACTCTACACCTATGGGTACTCAATCGAAAACTCTCTTTTCACCGCTCAAGCAATCGCTCACATAGTTAAGTTGTTCAACGCCTCGTCGGGCGTTTCGGCGAAGGAGGTAAGTGTCTGGATGTCAAGCTTGGAAGCGGAGGTTGATGATTTACTTGCTCTGGATATCGCGAACCAACAGTATGGCAGAGGGTTGGAGGTAATGGGGGACAACTGCTCCAGATTCTTGCGAAGTGATCACTCTTGCTATATCGACCGGACCAAGACAAGCCACCATATCAAGCGCACTCAGCCCGCCTTCACAAATGCGGAACTTGAACCAATTATGGAGCAAGTTCGGAACTCGGACCGTGAAAGATGGTCGATCATAAGGGGTCATTTTCTGACTAACGCGGTCATTAACTATATAAAATCAAAAATCAAACGTCCAGGCACCAAGCCGCCACCGCTTCCAAAGCATACGTTATATGTGATGACCTTCCAATATCTCGAGAAGTGGAAGGTGTCGCCACTTGAGCAGCAGTTCTATCAATCCGCCGCCACTAGACTCATGTCTAGCGTCGCTTGA
- a CDS encoding outer membrane beta-barrel protein, translating into MKRSWMIALLLCTLTAGSVWAQSYVVLPTIGIRGGADFARYRDTGSSSGISMKNQTNGTAALTFEHALWHPETYWSTLSLKHDFMYIRTGGRFQMANGAIQKDKVDELRFAPNLLFRWTTHAPAPFIMGGGFVGYDISSKFTTTNAPGGANASGTLQDWNKLNYGVSGGAGFQIPTPAGALSFDGRYNLGLANKFKSGTQNGLKRRTSGVVVMAGLDFRLPGSR; encoded by the coding sequence ATGAAACGCTCATGGATGATTGCCCTTCTGCTCTGTACGCTGACGGCGGGCTCGGTCTGGGCGCAGTCGTATGTAGTGCTTCCCACGATCGGTATTCGCGGCGGAGCGGATTTCGCACGTTACCGGGACACCGGTTCCTCGAGTGGAATCAGCATGAAGAACCAGACCAATGGCACAGCGGCGCTGACCTTCGAACATGCCCTCTGGCATCCGGAGACTTACTGGTCCACGCTGTCGTTGAAGCATGACTTCATGTACATCCGCACGGGCGGCCGTTTCCAGATGGCCAACGGGGCCATTCAGAAGGACAAGGTGGACGAACTGCGCTTTGCGCCGAACCTGCTGTTCCGCTGGACGACGCATGCTCCCGCGCCGTTTATTATGGGGGGCGGTTTTGTCGGCTATGACATCAGCAGCAAGTTTACCACCACCAATGCGCCTGGCGGAGCGAATGCCAGCGGCACGTTGCAGGACTGGAATAAATTGAACTACGGCGTGAGCGGCGGTGCGGGCTTCCAGATTCCCACGCCGGCGGGCGCGTTGAGTTTTGATGGCCGGTACAACCTTGGCTTGGCCAACAAGTTCAAGAGTGGCACCCAGAACGGTCTGAAGCGCCGCACCTCGGGTGTGGTGGTGATGGCCGGACTCGATTTCCGTCTGCCGGGCAGCAGATAA
- a CDS encoding T9SS type A sorting domain-containing protein: protein MKHSVALVTLMLLLGHLTARADGYRLDVGHFDPQGPLTVSAAAETPLADGCLGQILVDMAGDGINVPDLAGNAGKGDALLTGSEDTRRAPESGFNFAVNGGALLTMPGSFLLSPGFAGATVPRHRIYLRVWNAPEPSQATGYWDSPLYTVLPGNQQVSFLRSEWCFSATMPDGDTPVTVAATQPLQAFPNPFNSSSRISFALQQKEHVRLVVYDLTGRLVTTLMDGPMDNGRHDFVFDGTNLPTGLYFLRLQAGKELSQVTRLLLIR from the coding sequence ATGAAACATTCCGTTGCCCTTGTTACGCTGATGTTGCTGCTTGGCCACCTGACCGCACGCGCCGATGGCTACCGCCTCGACGTGGGGCATTTCGACCCGCAGGGTCCGTTGACGGTGAGTGCCGCTGCGGAGACTCCCCTGGCGGATGGCTGTCTGGGTCAAATTCTGGTGGACATGGCCGGTGACGGCATCAACGTGCCGGATCTGGCGGGGAATGCGGGAAAGGGCGATGCCTTGTTGACGGGCAGCGAGGATACGCGCCGCGCGCCGGAGAGCGGGTTCAACTTTGCCGTGAATGGCGGCGCGCTGCTGACCATGCCGGGAAGCTTTTTGTTGTCCCCGGGATTTGCCGGCGCGACGGTTCCACGGCACCGGATCTATCTTCGCGTGTGGAACGCACCAGAGCCCTCTCAGGCCACGGGATATTGGGATTCGCCATTATATACGGTGCTGCCGGGAAATCAGCAGGTGAGCTTCCTGCGCAGCGAATGGTGCTTTAGCGCGACCATGCCCGACGGCGACACGCCGGTGACAGTGGCGGCGACTCAACCGCTGCAGGCTTTTCCCAACCCGTTCAACTCCTCATCGCGGATCAGCTTTGCTCTTCAGCAGAAAGAGCATGTGCGGCTGGTCGTGTATGACTTGACGGGTCGACTGGTGACCACGCTGATGGATGGACCGATGGATAATGGCCGGCATGACTTTGTCTTTGACGGCACGAATCTGCCTACGGGACTTTACTTTTTGAGATTGCAGGCGGGAAAAGAATTGTCGCAGGTGACGCGGCTGTTGTTGATCAGGTAA
- a CDS encoding T9SS type A sorting domain-containing protein — protein MKVKLLVFAAALLALTSLSFAQNFVACFYYDGSQLTANCDGTGGALPDGTPMVIYYDANSNGPDAADQPATVCSNPPDCADGPAGTVNFNTFVINSAEVGLEPGQFLSEPCFTSSGITPSPSRYYIKLTAANGLVWMSPVFTLAVGPQDVYCGPWTCTPPPPPTCTPIPDTRAVTFAPVSGNVQDQAACITLCHAYPTVTVCVGPTLFGRLPEVVASSNCQCDPHQAAGYTFDGSMAGPWVWNAATMSYCQQIVLGPNGTEGCVELHFDYILAARVTDVQILPRDNSVSVSFKTASETNMARYEVRRNGNVVARLDANNGSTEHSYSYTDNSAANGTTYTYELVSVSVDGSTNLEATQAVTPDQNHALVTEYALHQNFPNPFNPTTSIRFDLVENNFVSLKIYNANGQEVSTIVNGNRQAGVNVVNFDATNLTSGLYFYTVKVGNVYSATKKMLLVK, from the coding sequence ATGAAGGTCAAATTGTTAGTTTTTGCGGCAGCCCTGCTCGCGCTGACGTCGCTCAGCTTCGCGCAGAACTTCGTCGCTTGTTTTTACTACGACGGAAGTCAGCTCACCGCCAATTGTGACGGCACCGGCGGCGCGCTTCCCGACGGTACCCCCATGGTCATCTATTACGACGCTAACAGCAACGGCCCGGACGCTGCTGATCAGCCGGCTACTGTTTGCTCCAATCCGCCCGACTGCGCCGATGGCCCCGCCGGTACGGTTAACTTCAATACGTTCGTTATCAACAGCGCTGAAGTGGGTCTTGAGCCCGGCCAGTTCCTGAGCGAGCCGTGCTTCACCAGTTCGGGCATCACCCCTTCGCCGTCCCGTTACTACATCAAGCTCACGGCTGCCAACGGCTTGGTTTGGATGAGCCCGGTGTTCACGCTTGCGGTTGGTCCGCAGGACGTCTATTGCGGCCCCTGGACCTGCACCCCTCCTCCTCCCCCGACCTGCACCCCGATCCCCGACACCCGCGCCGTGACGTTCGCCCCGGTGTCCGGTAATGTTCAGGATCAGGCTGCCTGCATCACCCTGTGCCACGCCTATCCGACCGTGACCGTGTGTGTTGGCCCGACGCTGTTTGGCCGCCTGCCGGAAGTTGTCGCCAGCTCGAACTGCCAGTGCGACCCGCATCAGGCCGCTGGCTACACGTTTGACGGCAGCATGGCCGGCCCGTGGGTTTGGAATGCCGCCACGATGAGCTATTGCCAGCAGATCGTCCTCGGCCCCAACGGCACCGAAGGCTGCGTTGAGCTGCATTTTGATTACATCTTGGCCGCCCGTGTCACCGACGTGCAGATTCTCCCGCGTGACAATTCGGTCAGCGTCAGCTTCAAGACGGCTTCCGAAACCAACATGGCCCGTTACGAAGTTCGCCGCAATGGCAACGTGGTCGCCCGCCTGGATGCCAACAATGGCTCCACCGAGCATAGCTACAGCTACACCGACAACAGCGCTGCCAATGGCACCACCTACACCTACGAACTGGTGTCCGTGAGCGTTGACGGTTCGACCAACCTCGAAGCCACCCAGGCTGTGACGCCGGATCAGAACCACGCGCTGGTGACCGAGTACGCTCTGCACCAGAACTTCCCGAACCCCTTCAACCCGACGACCTCGATTCGGTTTGACCTGGTCGAGAACAACTTCGTCAGCCTGAAGATCTACAATGCCAACGGCCAGGAAGTGTCGACGATCGTCAATGGCAACCGCCAGGCGGGTGTCAATGTCGTCAACTTCGACGCCACCAACCTGACCAGCGGCCTGTATTTCTACACCGTGAAGGTCGGCAATGTTTACAGCGCCACGAAGAAGATGCTTCTGGTGAAGTAA
- a CDS encoding AAA family ATPase, whose amino-acid sequence MYHISSFRIEGFWGSKIVECDLKPHINIFIGRNGSGKTTLMNLLSSVLQVDFRALADHDFTSIEVRLADGTHKRKLRVEKILSQQKGYDTIKYRVGSRRFDLELSPRNLEARRYVSHSLSALNQFHQRCLEVRTAMAQLVKVSSVTVHRQAFRKDEDDEDARSRLAGAKPPIDRRLDQITDKLTRYQLQLAERASVVSTEFQHKILLSVLYMKDFDRFDVKSAQQAAVSEALLTTAYQQLNYFDDSVRKRIKEHVKVLSRCISDLKELDKQDKVSIDTIMPLPLIKRTQQIVDLSLDAQSKKNDIFKNLNLFFSILHEFIDDKKIGLSSEGLLNVVLKPQGKSAEELAAADPATIEIGDLSSGEKQLMVLLAETLLQEEVPFIFLADEPELSLHIRWQEQILDAIHRLNPSAQIIVATHAPEITSQHGDAIIDMEKIFQGKMTS is encoded by the coding sequence GGAACGGCTCAGGTAAGACGACCCTTATGAATTTGCTTTCGTCGGTGCTCCAAGTTGATTTCCGTGCTCTTGCCGATCATGATTTCACGTCGATAGAAGTTAGATTGGCTGACGGAACCCACAAGAGGAAGTTGCGCGTCGAGAAGATATTGAGCCAGCAAAAGGGGTACGATACCATAAAATACCGCGTAGGGAGCAGGCGTTTTGACTTGGAATTGTCACCTCGCAATCTGGAGGCGAGGCGATATGTCAGTCACAGTCTGAGCGCGCTAAATCAATTTCATCAGCGGTGTCTCGAGGTTAGAACCGCGATGGCTCAACTTGTGAAAGTCTCAAGCGTCACGGTCCACCGACAAGCCTTTAGGAAAGACGAAGATGACGAGGATGCAAGGTCAAGGCTTGCAGGTGCCAAACCGCCGATAGACAGACGATTAGATCAAATCACTGATAAACTAACCCGATACCAACTTCAATTGGCGGAACGCGCAAGTGTAGTATCGACGGAATTTCAACATAAGATCCTTCTGTCGGTTTTGTACATGAAAGACTTCGATCGGTTTGATGTGAAATCGGCTCAGCAGGCCGCCGTAAGTGAAGCACTTCTCACAACTGCTTATCAACAGCTCAACTACTTTGACGATTCCGTTAGGAAACGGATCAAGGAGCATGTCAAGGTTCTAAGCCGATGCATCTCGGACCTAAAGGAACTAGACAAGCAGGATAAGGTCAGCATAGACACTATAATGCCGCTGCCGTTGATAAAGAGAACGCAGCAAATCGTTGATCTTTCCTTGGACGCTCAATCCAAAAAGAACGACATTTTTAAGAATCTCAACCTGTTTTTCTCAATACTCCACGAGTTTATCGATGACAAAAAGATAGGCCTGAGTTCGGAAGGCCTTTTGAACGTCGTCCTCAAGCCACAAGGTAAGTCAGCCGAGGAACTGGCGGCTGCAGATCCCGCCACGATCGAGATTGGAGATCTCTCGTCCGGTGAGAAACAACTCATGGTATTGTTGGCTGAGACCCTGTTGCAGGAAGAAGTTCCGTTCATTTTTCTCGCCGATGAACCAGAACTTTCGTTACACATCAGGTGGCAAGAGCAGATTCTCGATGCCATTCATAGGCTGAATCCATCTGCGCAGATAATTGTGGCTACACATGCACCTGAAATCACCTCCCAGCACGGAGACGCAATCATTGACATGGAGAAGATCTTCCAAGGGAAAATGACTTCATGA